Proteins found in one Canis aureus isolate CA01 chromosome 19, VMU_Caureus_v.1.0, whole genome shotgun sequence genomic segment:
- the GNA11 gene encoding guanine nucleotide-binding protein subunit alpha-11: MTLESMMACCLSDEVKESKRINAEIEKQLRRDKRDARRELKLLLLGTGESGKSTFIKQMRIIHGAGYSEEDKRGFTKLVYQNIFTAMQAMIRAMETLKILYKYEQNKANALLIREVDVEKVTTFEHRYVHAIKTLWDDPGIQECYDRRREYQLSDSAKYYLADVDRIATSGYLPTQQDVLRVRVPTTGIIEYPFDLENIIFRMVDVGGQRSERRKWIHCFENVTSIMFLVALSEYDQVLVESDNENRMEESKALFRTIITYPWFQNSSVILFLNKKDLLEDKILHSHLVDYFPEFDGPQRDAQAAREFILKMFVDLNPDSDKIIYSHFTCATDTENIRFVFAAVKDTILQLNLKEYNLV; encoded by the exons ATGACTCTGGAGTCCATGATGGCGTGCTGCCTCAGCGATGAGGTGAAGGAGTCCAAGCGGATCAACGCCGAGATCGAGAAGCAGCTGCGGCGGGACAAGCGCGACGCCCGGCGCGAGCTCAAGCTGCTGCTGCTCG GTACTGGCGAGAGCGGCAAGAGCACGTTCATCAAGCAGATGCGGATCATCCATGGCGCGGGCTACTCGGAGGAGGACAAGCGGGGCTTCACCAAGCTCGTGTACCAGAACATCTTCACCGCCATGCAGGCCATGATCCGCGCCATGGAGACGCTAAAGATCCTGTACAAGTACGAGCAGAACAAG GCCAACGCGCTCCTCATCCGCGAGGTAGATGTGGAGAAGGTGACGACCTTCGAGCACCGGTATGTCCACGCCATCAAGACCCTGTGGGACGACCCTGGCATTCAGGAGTGCTACGACCGGAGGCGGGAATATCAGCTCTCGGACTCCGCTAAGTA CTACCTGGCCGACGTGGACCGCATCGCCACCTCGGGCTACCTGCCCACCCAGCAGGATGTGCTGCGGGTCCGAGTGCCCACCACTGGCATCATCGAGTACCCTTTCGACCTGGAGAACATCATCTTCAG GATGGTGGATGTGGGAGGACAGAGGTCAGAGCGGAGGAAGTGGATCCACTGCTTTGAGAATGTGACGTCCATCATGTTCCTTGTAGCCCTAAGTGAATATGACCAAGTGCTGGTGGAGTCGGACAACGAG AACCGCATGGAGGAGAGCAAAGCCCTCTTCCGGACCATCATCACCTACCCCTGGTTCCAGAACTCCTCGGTTATCCTCTTCCTCAACAAGAAAGACCTGCTGGAGGATAAGATTCTGCACTCCCACCTGGTGGACTACTTCCCCGAGTTCGATG GGCCGCAGCGGGACGCCCAGGCCGCCCGGGAGTTCATCCTGAAGATGTTTGTGGACCTGAACCCCGATAGCGACAAGATCATCTACTCGCACTTCACGTGCGCCACCGACACGGAGAACATCCGCTTCGTGTTCGCGGCCGTCAAGGACACCATCCTGCAGCTCAACCTGAAGGAGTACAACCTGGTCTga